Within Odontesthes bonariensis isolate fOdoBon6 chromosome 16, fOdoBon6.hap1, whole genome shotgun sequence, the genomic segment CTTGGTTCTCCTGCGTTTCACTTCGCTGTTGTGAAATTTCTCTGCTATCTTCCTCTCGTGTCCGGCGGGGGAGTGGCGGTTCGTGTTCAGCTCCATCTCCCTCTTGGACCTCCCTTTTCCTGCCGCATGGCCCGGGTATTCGAGCAGGTTGTAATAGTCATATTGATCGTAATGGGCTTCCTCGAAAGAAACAAATCTTTCCAAATCTGTCGCCATTTGGAAACGGGACACAGCAGCTCTTTGCAGACGGACCTCAGGAGCGAGTAAACAGATGATGTCACCCTGTGTTTATATCCACACGTGGTCACGTGACCGCGCCAGTCGCTCGTTTTGGCTGAGGAAGCGATTTTTGAGCTGGTTATGCGTAAATATTTAACAAACGACATGAGCATTTTCTACCCCTCTGAATGTACATTTTGTAAACCACTGAGCATATATTTACTTTCACGCGCACACACTTGTTGTTCTGGAGACATTTCATTTAATGTCTGCGCAGTTAAACCACTAAATACTCAAATGTAGACGTAGAAGAGGTCTTTTTTAAGCGTAGGCTTGAAACGACcaaaaattattttgttttaatatcccaattctttcattggaagcccaagaacaaaccGGATCAATCCTAAGTTAATACAATAAACTATTGGTCACAGGTAAAGTATGGCAGCTACTATTATAGCAATAATAGTTATTTTAAATCTATATTACAACGAATGAGCTGATCATTATATGCAGCACAAACAAAATAACACCATCATCAATTCATACTGGCCTCCTTGGATTGTCCTTGTCACTTGTTTGTCTGCCAGGTGCTGCAGCCAGTCTGCCATACCAGGGCACTACAGCTGTGGACAGCTGTTTACCTGCCCACCTCCTCCCCCTGCACAGCTGTGGATGAATCTGTGGAGCTCTACCTCCCCCCATGCGTCACAGGAGACGAGCTCACCTCCCGCTCTCTGGACAGGTATGTTAGCTTGATGCTAATCTTATCTGTACTAACTGTTACTGTTGGCAGTCATTTACATCAGAACTAGACTGCCCTCTAGAGTCCTTAATGGGTATTGTATAATTTGTGTGTAACTCTAATTTCCAGACTTCCAAAGACTCGCTCAATGGACAAcctcagggctctcaagttttcaagtttgcttggagtgagattcgggcggggcaggggccgggccatgtgcgtgggggggtttcttttgggtttttttttttgggggggggtcccttgcagtatcccatcgccataaactagctacttaaagaacaaataaattgttttatttataccaaaatcacaaatcttcacttttacactaaattctg encodes:
- the LOC142401737 gene encoding nuclear protein 2-like, with the translated sequence MATDLERFVSFEEAHYDQYDYYNLLEYPGHAAGKGRSKREMELNTNRHSPAGHERKIAEKFHNSEVKRRRTKSSSS